A single genomic interval of Agarivorans aestuarii harbors:
- a CDS encoding DUF2498 family protein has product MYAKIHIYPNTHGVMTKQAISQQDLIDLANQLLREHEDFIPGIEVREVSQQRDVLTFKGEAFLDDDLLPTSNSPKAFNLYKWLCHRLSEQYTLSE; this is encoded by the coding sequence GTGTATGCTAAAATTCATATTTACCCAAATACTCATGGTGTGATGACTAAACAAGCAATAAGCCAACAAGATTTGATTGATCTGGCCAATCAGCTACTGCGTGAGCACGAAGACTTTATTCCTGGGATAGAAGTTCGTGAAGTGTCACAGCAACGTGATGTGCTTACCTTTAAGGGTGAAGCTTTTCTAGACGATGATTTATTACCCACTAGCAACAGCCCAAAAGCGTTTAATTTGTATAAGTGGTTGTGCCATCGTTTATCAGAGCAATACACCCTTAGCGAATAA
- a CDS encoding DMT family transporter, with protein sequence MNTQTKAYAFGISAVLMWSTVATAFKLALQWLSPIQLVLLASITSILLLSGVLLWQRKLPLALSYAKQRPSFFLLVGAINPFLYYLVLFKAYELLPAQQAQSLNYTWAITLALLAVPFLKQQLRKQDLIAMAFGYFGVLVIATRGDLLSMQFDSVLGVVLALFSTLLWAGYWIINTRNSGDPVASLLVAFCFSLPMVLAYCWWSDGLPSFNAKAWLGAAYVGLFEMGIAFVCWVLALKFTNNTARISNLIFISPFLSLFFISYFLNEVIEPATYLGLVLIISGLLIQQWRGKKQAV encoded by the coding sequence ATGAATACACAAACGAAAGCCTATGCGTTTGGCATAAGTGCAGTGTTAATGTGGTCTACTGTAGCCACTGCTTTTAAACTGGCACTGCAATGGCTAAGCCCCATTCAATTGGTATTGCTGGCTTCAATCACTTCCATATTGCTATTAAGTGGCGTGTTGTTGTGGCAACGCAAACTGCCCTTGGCACTCAGCTATGCCAAGCAGCGGCCTAGCTTCTTTTTGCTGGTGGGAGCGATTAATCCCTTTCTTTACTATTTGGTGTTATTCAAAGCCTATGAACTCTTGCCTGCTCAGCAGGCTCAGTCACTTAATTACACTTGGGCGATTACCTTGGCCTTGTTGGCCGTGCCCTTTTTAAAACAGCAACTGCGTAAACAAGATCTTATTGCCATGGCATTTGGCTATTTTGGAGTGCTGGTGATTGCTACCCGGGGTGACTTGCTCAGCATGCAGTTTGATAGTGTGCTTGGCGTAGTATTGGCATTGTTTAGCACCTTGTTGTGGGCCGGTTATTGGATCATTAATACGCGTAACTCCGGCGATCCTGTAGCCAGCTTGCTGGTGGCTTTTTGCTTTAGTCTACCCATGGTATTGGCTTATTGCTGGTGGAGTGATGGTTTACCTAGCTTTAATGCAAAGGCTTGGCTGGGCGCTGCTTATGTAGGCCTATTTGAAATGGGCATCGCCTTTGTTTGTTGGGTATTGGCATTAAAATTTACTAACAATACTGCTCGTATCAGCAACCTGATTTTTATATCGCCATTTTTGTCGCTGTTTTTTATCAGCTATTTTCTGAACGAGGTGATAGAACCCGCCACCTACTTAGGTTTAGTGTTGATTATTAGTGGCTTATTGATACAACAATGGCGCGGTAAAAAACAAGCGGTTTAG
- a CDS encoding AraC family transcriptional regulator → MEKKIVHKLTKLISSQVFESNMASQQQRINAVKIHLEQRLDSPLDIEQLASLACVSRFHFCRLFHAYVGESIYAYRKRLLLERSLNHLRFSQQTLVDIASQSGYQNQASFNKAFKQQFEQTPLQIRNQAWLEPKQHPVKPNKFPPQAAGQVEVIELAPQSVLSKRELGPYLQAAPKAWRQLLNACNGMGLDTQQATMLGVSYDDPSVTHPEQVRFDACLSLPIEQPSPEALPSTSQLAELDIQQLTLAGGLFAKLRHYGGYANIPSSYQVVLRDWLPQSSYQLRDANCLEIYHNQTADDVPEQTLITDILLPIH, encoded by the coding sequence ATGGAAAAGAAAATTGTTCATAAACTGACTAAACTGATTTCAAGTCAAGTATTTGAGTCCAACATGGCAAGCCAACAGCAACGCATCAATGCAGTAAAAATACACCTAGAGCAAAGGCTTGATAGCCCACTGGATATTGAACAGCTGGCTTCTTTAGCCTGTGTTTCACGCTTTCATTTTTGTCGGCTATTTCATGCTTATGTAGGTGAGAGCATTTATGCTTATCGCAAGCGTTTGTTGTTAGAGCGGTCCTTAAACCACCTTAGGTTTAGTCAGCAAACATTAGTCGATATCGCCAGCCAAAGTGGTTATCAAAACCAAGCATCCTTCAACAAAGCGTTTAAGCAACAGTTTGAACAAACGCCACTGCAGATAAGAAACCAAGCTTGGCTTGAGCCTAAGCAGCATCCGGTAAAACCCAACAAGTTCCCCCCTCAAGCGGCCGGCCAAGTTGAGGTAATAGAACTCGCGCCACAATCGGTGTTAAGTAAGCGAGAACTAGGCCCTTATTTACAAGCCGCTCCCAAAGCCTGGCGCCAGCTGCTTAACGCTTGCAATGGCATGGGCTTAGATACTCAGCAAGCTACTATGCTTGGCGTCTCCTACGATGACCCCAGCGTCACCCACCCAGAGCAAGTGCGTTTTGATGCTTGCTTAAGTTTGCCGATTGAACAACCAAGCCCCGAAGCCTTGCCCAGCACTTCACAACTGGCCGAACTGGACATACAACAGCTCACCTTAGCGGGCGGACTATTCGCCAAGCTGCGCCACTACGGAGGCTACGCCAACATACCTAGCAGCTACCAAGTTGTATTGCGCGACTGGCTGCCGCAATCAAGCTATCAACTTCGAGATGCCAATTGCTTAGAAATCTACCACAATCAAACTGCCGATGACGTCCCCGAACAAACCTTAATAACAGACATTCTACTGCCCATTCACTAA
- a CDS encoding transglutaminase-like domain-containing protein — translation MTNSINYASFSEFSDPQHYLAQLPTGQASVVELVKCVQNNLVHPYWLQHYQLDPDFTQRLNEMQTRSVQQKLSWLDNAEQPLLADKPASQRMLGNCRDFALLLCTLLRAQGIAARLRCGFASYLGMHSNEDHWICEYWQEQQQRWVKVDAQLDAKQQALLAITFDPLDLPAEQFIYAGTAWQRCRQKPELAEQFGILSITGWPLLQGNLFRDIFALSKVELLAWDSGWGLNQHYFKCSQSSQGLLLLDQLAELSASSLAEQALAQTKSQELAFPANWQWQHAPSIEDLLQQHQRTVEPEKTTIDK, via the coding sequence ATGACTAACTCGATTAACTACGCCAGTTTTAGTGAGTTCAGCGACCCACAACACTATTTAGCGCAACTGCCAACTGGCCAAGCGAGTGTTGTAGAACTGGTGAAGTGTGTGCAAAACAACCTAGTTCACCCCTATTGGCTACAACACTACCAACTCGACCCAGATTTCACCCAGCGCTTAAACGAGATGCAAACTCGCAGTGTGCAGCAAAAGCTTAGTTGGTTAGATAATGCCGAGCAACCGCTGCTTGCAGACAAGCCAGCCAGCCAAAGAATGCTCGGAAACTGCCGCGATTTTGCCTTGCTACTTTGCACATTATTGCGCGCTCAAGGTATTGCTGCGCGCTTGCGTTGCGGTTTTGCCAGCTACCTCGGCATGCATAGTAACGAAGACCACTGGATATGCGAGTACTGGCAAGAGCAGCAACAGCGCTGGGTAAAGGTAGACGCCCAACTTGATGCCAAGCAACAAGCGCTGTTAGCCATCACTTTTGATCCGCTAGACCTGCCAGCAGAGCAATTTATTTACGCAGGAACGGCCTGGCAACGTTGCAGGCAAAAACCGGAGCTAGCCGAACAGTTTGGTATTCTGAGCATTACTGGCTGGCCTCTACTGCAAGGCAACTTATTTCGAGACATATTTGCCCTAAGTAAGGTCGAGTTACTGGCTTGGGACAGCGGCTGGGGGCTCAATCAGCACTATTTCAAATGCAGCCAATCCAGCCAAGGTTTACTACTGCTAGATCAACTGGCAGAGCTAAGTGCTAGCTCCTTAGCCGAACAAGCTTTAGCACAAACTAAAAGCCAAGAGCTGGCGTTTCCAGCTAACTGGCAATGGCAGCACGCTCCCAGCATTGAAGACTTATTGCAACAGCACCAACGCACTGTAGAGCCCGAGAAAACGACAATTGACAAATAG
- the yegD gene encoding molecular chaperone translates to MSRSIAGFDFGTSNCAVGIMQGKQAQLVKLPEHGNYMPSTLFAPQSEMICGWLYQQLDAQGKAQAFQQARGQQLSASLRALKELKLDGYDEHLSFGQQALKEYLVDPADCYYVRSPKSFLGASGIRERQQQQFEDIAAAMMWHLSQQVKQSGQAELAKVVIGRPVNFQGLNSEVSNQQAISILSNAARFVGFEQVEFLYEPMAAGLSYQQQLQQEQRVLVIDIGGGTSDVSMLIMGPDYLATRDHQELVLGYNGERIGGNDFDIALNFETLMPSLGAKLNLASGQPMPIKPFWDAAAINDFPAQTRFYEKDTRLLLQRLLKEPQLNPLRGLLRLNEERQTYQLSACAEQAKIALSETQTTSVDLSYLIEHLQVEVSQQAYQQAAERLLNSIAALSDDVIAQAGCQPEAIFLTGGSANSPMIKNFLAKRYQAPLISGDNFGSVTSGLTLWADHIFE, encoded by the coding sequence ATGAGTCGTTCAATTGCCGGTTTTGATTTTGGAACCTCTAACTGTGCAGTGGGTATTATGCAAGGTAAGCAAGCGCAATTAGTGAAGCTACCCGAGCACGGCAATTACATGCCTTCTACCTTATTTGCCCCTCAATCTGAGATGATTTGCGGCTGGTTATATCAGCAGTTAGACGCTCAAGGCAAAGCGCAAGCCTTCCAACAAGCACGTGGACAGCAACTTAGCGCTAGCTTACGCGCCTTAAAAGAGCTCAAGCTGGATGGCTACGATGAGCACCTAAGCTTTGGTCAACAAGCGCTAAAAGAATACTTAGTCGACCCCGCCGATTGTTATTACGTGCGCTCACCTAAATCATTTTTAGGTGCAAGCGGCATTCGCGAACGTCAACAGCAACAGTTTGAAGATATCGCCGCCGCCATGATGTGGCACCTAAGCCAGCAAGTGAAACAAAGTGGCCAAGCTGAATTGGCCAAAGTGGTGATTGGTCGCCCGGTTAACTTCCAAGGCTTAAACAGTGAAGTGAGCAACCAACAAGCCATTAGCATTCTTAGCAATGCTGCCCGCTTTGTTGGTTTTGAGCAAGTTGAGTTTTTGTACGAGCCAATGGCAGCAGGTTTGAGCTACCAACAACAATTGCAGCAAGAACAGCGAGTATTAGTGATCGACATCGGCGGCGGAACCAGCGATGTATCGATGTTGATTATGGGACCTGATTATCTGGCTACACGCGATCACCAAGAGCTTGTACTTGGCTACAACGGTGAACGGATTGGCGGAAATGACTTCGACATCGCGCTAAACTTTGAAACCCTGATGCCTAGCCTTGGCGCCAAACTGAACTTAGCCAGTGGCCAGCCAATGCCAATAAAACCCTTTTGGGATGCAGCGGCGATTAACGACTTCCCAGCGCAAACTCGCTTCTACGAAAAAGATACTCGTTTATTGCTGCAACGCCTACTTAAAGAGCCGCAATTAAACCCTCTTAGAGGCTTGTTACGCTTAAACGAAGAGCGACAAACTTACCAGTTAAGCGCCTGCGCCGAGCAAGCTAAAATTGCCTTAAGTGAAACGCAAACTACCTCTGTGGATTTGTCTTACCTGATAGAGCATCTACAAGTTGAAGTCTCTCAACAAGCCTACCAACAGGCTGCCGAGCGACTACTTAACAGCATCGCAGCACTTAGTGATGATGTTATCGCACAAGCGGGTTGCCAGCCTGAGGCGATCTTCTTAACTGGCGGCAGTGCTAATTCACCAATGATTAAGAACTTCTTGGCCAAGCGCTATCAAGCACCTTTAATCAGCGGCGATAATTTTGGTAGTGTGACCAGCGGCTTAACCTTGTGGGCCGACCACATCTTTGAGTAA
- a CDS encoding sensor domain-containing diguanylate cyclase, which translates to MGKVSDISAYYGIVIHRDFLPLFADERYAQMFGYDSAEDIMALPSLLELIAEDDRDEAISAYEAVMSGQARPKVRVYENYNRDGEQFSVLTIDHLTEWQGKPALQITLVDFSPQIAAEKKLQQSEQRYRLLTESSLQGIMVHRFFEPLYCNQAMANILGYDSPEAVLKLDSLLSIIPEENQQQAIQLHERLIQGEVESNSVVAENVRRDGTSTWLHISEAVVKWNDKPAVQSVMMDVTQQHHDQRRLEFQANHDPLTGLMNRRSMSVTLTEEFAIGKRSLQPLCCILLDIDNFKQINDRFGHPAGDEALRVFAIESLKVLRNGDYLCRWGGEEFLLLLPNTVQEQALLIANRVRQHLAELEVTKDEHSFSTTVSLGLAMLSSYDASPEALVARADSALYIAKEGGKNRVELAPQVYEL; encoded by the coding sequence ATGGGCAAAGTTTCTGACATTAGTGCTTATTACGGAATAGTGATCCACCGAGACTTTTTACCGCTGTTCGCTGACGAACGCTATGCTCAGATGTTCGGTTACGATAGTGCTGAAGATATAATGGCCTTGCCTTCTCTACTGGAACTGATTGCTGAAGATGATCGCGACGAAGCGATTAGCGCTTACGAGGCGGTAATGAGTGGCCAAGCGCGGCCTAAGGTAAGGGTCTACGAAAACTATAATCGAGACGGTGAGCAATTCTCGGTGTTAACTATTGATCACCTCACCGAGTGGCAGGGCAAACCTGCTTTGCAAATTACTCTAGTGGATTTTTCACCACAAATTGCTGCGGAGAAAAAGCTACAGCAAAGTGAGCAACGCTATCGTTTGTTAACAGAGTCTTCTTTGCAGGGGATTATGGTACACCGCTTTTTTGAACCGCTTTATTGCAACCAAGCGATGGCCAATATTCTAGGTTATGACAGCCCAGAAGCAGTACTTAAGTTGGACAGCCTATTGTCTATTATCCCCGAAGAAAACCAACAACAAGCTATTCAATTACATGAACGCTTGATTCAAGGCGAGGTGGAGAGTAACAGCGTAGTGGCCGAAAACGTGCGCCGCGATGGCACTTCGACCTGGCTGCACATTAGCGAAGCGGTGGTGAAGTGGAATGACAAACCGGCGGTGCAATCTGTGATGATGGATGTGACTCAGCAACATCATGATCAGCGACGTTTAGAGTTTCAGGCAAATCATGATCCCCTCACTGGATTGATGAATCGCCGTTCTATGAGTGTGACTCTCACCGAGGAGTTTGCCATCGGTAAACGCTCGTTACAGCCCTTATGTTGTATCTTGTTAGACATTGATAACTTTAAACAAATCAATGATCGCTTTGGTCACCCTGCTGGCGATGAAGCCTTGAGAGTATTTGCTATTGAAAGCTTGAAGGTACTGCGCAATGGTGATTATTTATGTCGCTGGGGCGGAGAGGAGTTTTTGTTATTGTTGCCTAATACTGTGCAAGAGCAAGCCTTGCTAATTGCCAATCGGGTGCGCCAACATCTAGCCGAGCTTGAAGTGACCAAAGATGAGCATAGTTTTAGCACCACCGTTAGCCTGGGTTTAGCGATGCTTAGCAGCTATGATGCTAGTCCCGAAGCGCTGGTTGCCCGTGCCGACAGCGCATTGTATATCGCTAAAGAAGGTGGCAAAAATCGAGTGGAACTGGCACCACAAGTTTATGAGTTGTAA